From one Salinibacterium hongtaonis genomic stretch:
- a CDS encoding PrsW family intramembrane metalloprotease, with product MTAADELVSHDGQPSANPQPVVHSARPVSLSRGRRDNTVLILAVLGYSVLSLIALAVGVYLLSFLGGGAFIVAGILAVIPLIIVLIGIRWIDRWEPEPRGALVFAFLWGAAASVAIALIFDLGVQIIAAAVGVGDGFWVTFFGLVVQAPIVEEVGKGFGLLVLFWAIRRQFDGPVDGVVYGAMIAVGFAFTENVQYFGIALAESQVPGDVGEIFVMRGLMSPFAHVMFTACTGLVMGFASRRASPGGMIGWWLLGLLPAIALHAFWNASALFVTNFYAYYFTVQVPLFIIGFVIVFFLRGQERTLTRRHLQEYADAGWFTQQEVALLSTGQGRRAAAAWARSHGIGDAFDEFARSATRLAFARHRIVLGRDVAAATYDEAVMLERVVANRSRMEGQRGARI from the coding sequence TCACGACGGTCAGCCATCGGCCAACCCACAGCCGGTCGTGCACTCGGCTCGTCCTGTCAGCCTGAGCCGGGGGCGACGAGATAACACGGTCCTCATTCTTGCGGTGCTGGGCTATTCGGTGCTGTCGCTCATCGCTCTGGCCGTAGGCGTCTACCTTCTGTCATTTCTCGGCGGAGGCGCGTTTATCGTCGCTGGCATACTCGCGGTGATTCCGCTCATCATCGTGCTCATCGGCATCCGCTGGATCGACCGATGGGAGCCCGAGCCTCGGGGTGCGCTCGTGTTTGCGTTTCTCTGGGGCGCCGCAGCCTCCGTCGCCATCGCGTTGATCTTCGACCTTGGCGTGCAAATCATTGCGGCCGCGGTGGGCGTGGGCGACGGCTTCTGGGTAACGTTCTTTGGGCTCGTGGTGCAGGCGCCCATCGTTGAAGAGGTGGGAAAGGGCTTCGGCCTGCTTGTGCTGTTCTGGGCGATTCGGCGCCAGTTCGACGGGCCCGTTGACGGCGTTGTCTATGGTGCCATGATCGCCGTCGGCTTTGCCTTCACCGAAAACGTGCAGTACTTCGGAATAGCCCTCGCTGAGTCTCAGGTGCCGGGCGATGTCGGCGAGATTTTTGTCATGCGTGGGCTCATGTCGCCCTTCGCCCATGTCATGTTCACGGCATGCACAGGGCTCGTCATGGGCTTCGCCTCTCGTCGTGCCAGCCCCGGCGGAATGATCGGGTGGTGGCTGCTCGGGCTGCTCCCGGCGATCGCGCTTCACGCGTTCTGGAATGCGTCGGCGCTCTTCGTCACCAACTTCTACGCCTACTACTTCACGGTGCAGGTGCCCCTGTTCATCATCGGCTTCGTGATTGTGTTCTTCTTGCGAGGGCAAGAGAGAACGCTCACGCGCCGACACCTGCAGGAATATGCGGATGCTGGCTGGTTTACTCAGCAAGAGGTCGCGTTGCTCTCTACCGGGCAGGGCAGAAGGGCCGCTGCTGCCTGGGCGCGCAGCCATGGCATCGGCGATGCTTTCGACGAGTTCGCCCGCAGCGCCACTCGGTTGGCGTTTGCACGGCACCGAATCGTGCTCGGCCGCGATGTTGCCGCCGCAACGTATGACGAGGCAGTGATGCTCGAGCGAGTGGTCGCCAACCGAAGCCGAATGGAAGGACAACGGGGCGCGAGAATCTGA